Proteins from a genomic interval of Acinonyx jubatus isolate Ajub_Pintada_27869175 chromosome B4, VMU_Ajub_asm_v1.0, whole genome shotgun sequence:
- the HNRNPA1 gene encoding heterogeneous nuclear ribonucleoprotein A1 isoform X2, producing MSKSESPKEPEQLRKLFIGGLSFETTDESLRSHFEQWGTLTDCVVMRDPNTKRSRGFGFVTYATVEEVDAAMNARPHKVDGRVVEPKRAVSREDSQRPGAHLTVKKIFVGGIKEDTEEHHLRDYFEQYGKIEVIEIMTDRGSGKKRGFAFVTFDDHDSVDKIVIQKYHTVNGHNCEVRKALSKQEMASASSSQRGRSGSGNFGGGRGGGFGGNDNFGRGGNFSGRGGFGGSRGGGGYGGSGDGYNGFGNDGSNFGGGGSYNDFGNYNNQSSNFGPMKGGNFGGRSSGPYGGGGQYFAKPRNQGGYGGSSSSSSYGSGRRF from the exons ATGTCTAAGTCAGAG TCTCCCAAAGAGCCTGAACAGCTGCGGAAGCTTTTCATTGGAGGTTTGAGCTTTGAAACAACCGATGAGAGTCTGAGGAGCCATTTTGAGCAATGGGGAACGCTTACGGACTGTGTG GTAATGAGAGATCCAAACACCAAGCGCTCCAGAGGCTTTGGGTTTGTCACCTATGCCACTGTGGAAGAGGTGGATGCAGCCATGAATGCAAGGCCACACAAGGTGGATGGAAGAGTTGTGGAACCAAAGAGGGCTGTCTCGAGAGAA GATTCTCAAAGACCTGGTGCCCACTTAACTGTGAAAAAGATTTTTGTCGGtggcattaaagaagacactgaagaacATCATCTAAGAGATTATTTTGAACAGTATGGGAAAATTGAAGTGATTGAAATCATGACTGACCGAGGCAGTGGCAAAAAGAGAGGCTTTGCTTTTGTGACCTTTGATGACCATGACTCTGTAGACAAGATTGTCA ttcaaaAATACCATACTGTGAACGGCCACAACTGTGAAGTAAGGAAAGCTTTATCTAAGCAAGAGATGGCTAGTGCTTCTTCCAGCCAAAGAG GTCGAAGTGGTTCTGGGAACTTCGGTGGTGGTCGTGGAGGTGGTTTTGGTGGGAATGACAACTTTGGCCGTGGAGGAAACTTCAGTGGGCGAG GTGGCTTTGGCGGCAGTCGAGGTGGTGGTGGATatggtggcagtggggatggcTATAACGGATTTGGTAACGATG GAAGCAACTTTGGAGGTGGTGGAAGCTATAATGATTTTGGCAATTACAACAATCAATCTTCAAATTTTGGACCCATGAAAGGAGGAAATTTTGGAGGCAGAAGCTCTGGCCCCTATGGTGGTGGAGGCCAATACTTTGCCAAACCACGAAACCAAG GTGGCTATGGCGgttccagcagcagcagtagctatGGCAGTGGCAGAAGGTTTTAA
- the NFE2 gene encoding transcription factor NF-E2 45 kDa subunit, translated as MPPCPPQQSRNRVTQLPTLELGEMELTWQEIMSITELQGLNAPSETSFEPPAQAPYPGPPPPPTYCPCSIHPDAGFSLPPPPYELPAPTSHVPDPSYSYGNMAIPVSKPLTLSGLLSEPLSDPLALLDIGLPGGPPKPQEDPESDSGLSLNYSDAESLELEGTEAGRRRGEYVEMYPVEYPYSLMPNSLAHPNYALPPAETPLALEPSSGPVRAKSTARGEAGSRDERRALAMKIPFPTDKIVNLPVDDFNELLARYPLTESQLALVRDIRRRGKNKVAAQNCRKRKLETIVQLERELERLGSERERLLRARGEADRTLEVMRQQLTELYCDIFQHLRDEAGNSYSPEEYALQQAADGAIFLVPRGTKMEATD; from the coding sequence ggactaaatgctccaagTGAGACGTCGTTTGagccccctgcccaggccccaTACCCTGGACCCCCACCGCCTCCAACTTACTGCCCCTGCTCAATCCACCCAGATGctggcttctcccttcctccaccaccCTATGAGCTCCCAGCACCCACATCTCATGTCCCAGACCCCTCATACTCCTATGGCAACATGGCCATACCAGTCTCCAAGCCACTGACTCTCTCCGGTCTGCTCAGTGAGCCCCTCTCAGATCCTTTGGCTCTCCTGGACATTGGGCTGCCAGGGGGGCCCCCCAAGCCTCaagaagacccagaatctgacTCAGGATTATCCCTCAACTATAGCGATGCTGAATCTCTTGAGCTGGAGGGGACAGAGGCTGGCCGAAGGCGCGGCGAGTATGTAGAGATGTACCCGGTGGAGTACCCCTACTCACTTATGCCCAATTCCTTAGCCCACCCCAACTATGCCTTGCCACCTGCAGAGACCCCCTTAGCCTTAGAACCCTCCTCAGGCCCTGTGCGGGCCAAGTCCACTGCacggggggaggcggggagtcGGGATGAGCGACGGGCCCTGGCCATGAAGATTCCCTTCCCGACGGACAAGATTGTCAACTTGCCGGTAGATGACTTTAATGAGCTGTTGGCGCGGTACCCACTGACAGAGAGCCAGCTGGCATTGGTCCGGGACATCCGACGGCGGGGTAAGAACAAGGTGGCCGCCCAGAACTGTCGCAAGAGAAAGTTGGAGACCATCGTGCAGTTGGAGCGGGAACTGGAGAGGCTGGGCAGCGAGCGGGAGCGGCTCCTCCGGGCCAGAGGGGAGGCCGACCGGACCCTGGAGGTCATGCGCCAACAGCTGACAGAGCTGTACTGTGACATTTTCCAGCACCTGCGGGATGAAGCCGGCAACAGCTACTCCCCTGAAGAGTATGCTTTGCAACAGGCCGCTGATGGGGCCATCTTCCTGGTGCCCCGGGGGACCAAGATGGAGGCCACAGACTGA
- the HNRNPA1 gene encoding heterogeneous nuclear ribonucleoprotein A1 isoform X1, with product MSKSESPKEPEQLRKLFIGGLSFETTDESLRSHFEQWGTLTDCVVMRDPNTKRSRGFGFVTYATVEEVDAAMNARPHKVDGRVVEPKRAVSREDSQRPGAHLTVKKIFVGGIKEDTEEHHLRDYFEQYGKIEVIEIMTDRGSGKKRGFAFVTFDDHDSVDKIVIQKYHTVNGHNCEVRKALSKQEMASASSSQRGRSGSGNFGGGRGGGFGGNDNFGRGGNFSGRGGFGGSRGGGGYGGSGDGYNGFGNDGGYGGGGPGYSGGSRGYGSGGQGYGNQGSGYGGSGSYDSYNNGGGGGGFGGGSGSNFGGGGSYNDFGNYNNQSSNFGPMKGGNFGGRSSGPYGGGGQYFAKPRNQGGYGGSSSSSSYGSGRRF from the exons ATGTCTAAGTCAGAG TCTCCCAAAGAGCCTGAACAGCTGCGGAAGCTTTTCATTGGAGGTTTGAGCTTTGAAACAACCGATGAGAGTCTGAGGAGCCATTTTGAGCAATGGGGAACGCTTACGGACTGTGTG GTAATGAGAGATCCAAACACCAAGCGCTCCAGAGGCTTTGGGTTTGTCACCTATGCCACTGTGGAAGAGGTGGATGCAGCCATGAATGCAAGGCCACACAAGGTGGATGGAAGAGTTGTGGAACCAAAGAGGGCTGTCTCGAGAGAA GATTCTCAAAGACCTGGTGCCCACTTAACTGTGAAAAAGATTTTTGTCGGtggcattaaagaagacactgaagaacATCATCTAAGAGATTATTTTGAACAGTATGGGAAAATTGAAGTGATTGAAATCATGACTGACCGAGGCAGTGGCAAAAAGAGAGGCTTTGCTTTTGTGACCTTTGATGACCATGACTCTGTAGACAAGATTGTCA ttcaaaAATACCATACTGTGAACGGCCACAACTGTGAAGTAAGGAAAGCTTTATCTAAGCAAGAGATGGCTAGTGCTTCTTCCAGCCAAAGAG GTCGAAGTGGTTCTGGGAACTTCGGTGGTGGTCGTGGAGGTGGTTTTGGTGGGAATGACAACTTTGGCCGTGGAGGAAACTTCAGTGGGCGAG GTGGCTTTGGCGGCAGTCGAGGTGGTGGTGGATatggtggcagtggggatggcTATAACGGATTTGGTAACGATG GTGGTTATGGAGGAGGCGGCCCTGGTTACtctggaggaagcagaggctaTGGAAGTGGTGGACAGGGTTATGGAAACCAGGGCAGTGGCTATGGCGGGAGTGGCAGCTATGACAGCTATAACAACGGAGGAGGCGGAGGCGGCTTTGGCGGTGGTAGTG GAAGCAACTTTGGAGGTGGTGGAAGCTATAATGATTTTGGCAATTACAACAATCAATCTTCAAATTTTGGACCCATGAAAGGAGGAAATTTTGGAGGCAGAAGCTCTGGCCCCTATGGTGGTGGAGGCCAATACTTTGCCAAACCACGAAACCAAG GTGGCTATGGCGgttccagcagcagcagtagctatGGCAGTGGCAGAAGGTTTTAA